The Danaus plexippus chromosome 17, MEX_DaPlex, whole genome shotgun sequence genome contains the following window.
tgtatatgcgtgtgtgtgtatctCACCCAAACTTGGCGGTGTCTGGTGTCATGTGGGCTAGCTGCATCCTTCTCCTGGTGACGTCCAGGGGGTAGGAGACGGACTGAGCGACGGCCCCGGCCAGACCACCACACACCAGTTTACCCGGAATAGTTAGGACCAAACCGCCTTTGgtggaaaataatatatgatataaattatatatacagacaTTCGTCAACACGTTTGGTTTATAGATCAAGGAATTTTGTACCTTTTTTTGTATactgttaattataaagaaatattgcaTGTTTGCACGGTATATAGTGTTTGAATAGTGAAGTTGCTTTTATTTAGGCAAAATATCAAATGAGAACATCACTAAAGTTATTTATCAACACTAATTTAgtgttaagaaaataaaaataaattaaaacaaaatttaccaGTGTTTCTGTCACACTTCTTACAAAGTGAACTCGGTAGATACTTCATGCAGAGGAATTTGAGGGACTCGAAGCAGTAGAAACTGAAACCAGCGTACGGAACCATGCCGACCATAGTGGGAACGAAACCACGGTATAGAGCTAGTATACCGCCCTCCTGGAATATAATGTGTTGTATATTTAGTACAGGCAACACTAGCTTACGTTCCATCCCCGGCTGGACCACGGGATATACaactttaatatgtattagtaATTAGAGaaaagaaactaaaatattgtttctaacatataaaaagattattattgccatatataaaatagacatgacttttgtttttaacaataacCAACGatctcaatatataaaaacattattatacgagcttaaaaaatatcagtaaaatcttttatatctgTATGACATCTAACAACTATGTATTtgacgaataaaaaaatcttgatgTTGgtccaaacaaaaaaaaataataataataagacgtAATAGCATAGGAGGCTCACCGTCTTAAATATGGTTGTAGCGGCGTCTACGATGCCGTTGTACCTGTGCTCGCCGGTCACTTGGAACGCCAGACGAGCTCTTATTGTATCCAGGGGGTAAGTTAGGGTCACCGCGGTCACACCGGCGCCAGCACCAGCCACGAACTTATCACCATGCTGAACTAGAGGCACGCTTAACCCGCTGAGATactatatgaatttaatttttaattttattttcatgcaaAGAAGTATGaataaacaactttttttttacctatcaaaagtatttattcaGCCAATGTCAAGTGCATAGAATGTCAATTGGTTAATGACAATGATATTGACACTGACATATGTCAGATTTGATAGCTcaaacaaaatcttttatcATAACGTGACAGTTTTTTATTGCACGTAGtgtttatatagattattaattaataaacggGATACGCTTAGTATATAGTGTGTCGAATCCAACTTGGGGTAATCATTGAGGTCTATTAGCGCTCACCAAACTTCCTTATCGCGTTTACGACGCTACATATGCATGTATAGAATATTTGAAACATGTTTTGTTCCAATTATAATCACAATGCTCGTCTGGGGCACTTAGTATTCTGCGACCGTCAACTCTACAGttacattgaaattcaaattgtCCCGTGTTTGTGGGCTAAATAAAAGTTCAAGCTACCCGTTCCattgtaatacataaatatacaaagtcAAGGTGACGCCCTTAATCTCTCACTCTTTTTGGGCTTCAATTACGGAgacgattttaataaaacttaactaTGGGGTCAGAGGCCTTACCAAAAGTTTTCAGTGGCACTTCATAGTGAGCGATTACATATAAtctacacatataaatataattggcGTGCCTATttctaatattgaaataacggTTTTCTCCCACATGCcctatgaatatatttacgGTACAtacaccaaaatattttttttttacattttttatctgtctTTCTATCTCTTTGTTCCGTCTAATCTCTGAATGGCTGGACAGATTTTGACGGGACTTATTTTGGCAGAAGCTGATATAATAAGAAGTAACTTAGGCTACATTTTATCCCGATTCCGAAATTAAGCGTTTTCATGCCGAAGTGGAAGGTAGGGTGTATGGACgcttaaaagtttttcattgttttttttttttaaactattgcatagcttctatcgcgggccttgagcgtGGGGACCGAATCCAGAAATTCCGTAACGAAAATTCCTAGCACCTATcgtcgaacgtcgtttcagtcgGCAaacttcggcacggtgtatgtgtgcgtgcgactacacgTATGAAGGTTAACTAGCTGCTACCTGCTCAcaactgattctatctctttcacacacaacgctagaGTCCGGTCAATTTAGACCAAAAAATGAGGGTGAAGTTACATAAAGTCCCAACAAGCTGAATTTCtgtgaaattgaaattttatcataaaacttACCGTTTTGCTGAAAATCGCgaaaaactcatttttttGACCTTTGaccttgaataaaaatttcttcttAAACGGGAACGATGGGGAACTTCTagacattgtttataattatgttttgaacAATTTCACAGAAATTCAGCTTGTTGGGTCTTTATGTAACTTCGAATGTCTAAATCGACCGGACTACTGGGTGCTTTctgtcttcgtccacgagtaagttcaagcccgcgACTAGTTACatcttatcgtgtatgtatatggtgttaaaattataaaaagataattacgTGAAATCGCGTGCTGAGAGACATGCTAGCGAGATGCTAGAGATCTAAgtacagtagtggcatcacactaaagaaaaCACTTCCCGAGCAACGAGCACTCTGAACCGTATATATAGTCAGCGAGCTACAAAATACTGATAGTACGCTTCAGAACTCGACACTGAAACGAATTTTGCTTTCGTATCCAAGTggcaatttttcattttacttctacaatttacttttaatataaagtaaatacacCATTGACGCGGTATTTTCCACTTAATTAGAAGATATCAAGTCTCAAACTCATGTTTCTCATTTCAGTTAACCTAGACCTATAGtttcaatgataaatattCCTGAAGAACCGACATGTattgaaagataaaaaaaagttagtttTACACTGTAACCACGCTCAACATGTAACTTgaattaatatcaaagaaagaaaaagaacaaagaaaaaaaaatacatgtataattataattgcataagttgataaaaaatgctttaccgcggcagtctccgagtgccacgCGTCTGTTCTTCTTAAGTAAacggagtcgcgggtaacggctagtaatttataaatatccgCACATAACAGTTTAAATGTACGTTTACGattgaaaaactaaaaacgctccgtatgtaatGTACCCAACAATAACTCGTAGTAACGCTATCAGTAATCTAGGATAAAGAAGACGCGAGGAGAGTCGCGGGCAACATCTACTAATAGCCTGAGAATGATTCTCATATagaggaaaatatttaaataaagtagataacgttttaaaattttatttaaatataaaaagtatacaataatatgtattatgtcaataaaattatatccgtGATAAATTTACTACGCAATAATACAAACGTGGTATTTCAGTTAAATtcgttgtaaaaatatttgtacacctcattttgtatttaacgCTAACTAGCTGTCGCCCGCGGCACCGCCTGCGTGTTGGTCGCTTTTCGcattaccatatatatatcaaacttaaaattgaccataacttctttttcccttaaccgattttgacggaacaaagttttgacaatgcttctaattatatgtaacccaactgtgaaaaccgcgttcaaatccgttgagtagttttgaagttataacgtaacagacagacagacaaaaattccaaaaattgtttttttggtttctatgacCCTTCTTTTATTGTAtcctatcagttttttgggaaagtatttaatttacagacattcgatttttactgtcttattatatgtttataataagataatcATGATAcgtgtttttgaaaaaaaaaaaccgtctTATATAACACAGTCTATAGATTCTGAAACACTTAGttatgagatataaaaattttacttttggaTTGCGGGTTAAAAATGCTTGGAAACGAAATTTTCATTAAGACTAAGttactatatatgtaaaataaatgtattacttgttcaataaacattgtgATGGGGAGGcacaaataatcattttaaattgaatcatATCAAGCAATCAGTATTTCACGAGTACATTGACACAACAAAAATTGTCTTCACTATAAACGAACATGGAGGACTCTTAGTTTAAACGCttctaaaaagtttttaataatttattatacgaagGAGGttatatgaacatatattaaaaaaaactctttataaGATTCAAACTGTGACATACGTATGTCTAATATGTAAGTTGTTCTAGGTAATGCTAAAAACATAACtagtcttatttaaataaacgccTTTATTCTATTCGACAAACTCCTTCCTGTTTCCTCCACACGGTACTCAAATAAAATCGCTGACATTGGCacaatattccacgattctcGTGCGAATTCAGCCatagctaaaaaaatatttcggcttaagaacttttttatatttattatgatatactatttaagttatacataaatattttttatacagtatttaattatctctactttttaattaaatttttatttctataacgtCATGGTGTCTACGCCTACGGTGACTATGATGTGCATTTACGAATGAGAAACTTGAAGCTGCGTGTAATTAGGTTGACGTTACTAAGTACTAACTCGTACTTAGGATAATAAATTCTGTCTACAAAATGTTTACCAAATTTATTACGTATCGCGTCAAAAACTTACTGATAAGTAATgaggtcaataaaaaaataaacacggaAATAATCAGTCcagtaataaagtatttaactgTTCTGAATTACTATAAGTTTGTAGTAAACAACTGTTACTAaggctatttatataaagaattattaattaatctcaTTTAatgatgaatattaaaaaatattttttttacttatattttttgatactatacaatatatagtagagttaaataaaaaaatcttttgttaaatatattattatataattaatacatataattgtttttctttattcaatCTGTGGGTTTGTGTAACTGcaatgtaacttttttttttttattataataacttttcatatttaaacagaCTTTGAAaggttttacttttttttaataagattctCAAGAGTATATATAGGGAGGTTTAACTTCAACAGTATATTTAGTCCGAGTTCGTATAATCACTACGAAGCGTTTTCCGTCTCTCATTCAATTCATTCAATCTACGTTTaaacgaaacctctcagcattccatggattcaccgtgcgggtgccgggtccatggttgcagggagaggagcttcaacagtgcctgggatttgcgacccaggtgtaggcttaaggggcccctaactaacgcgcgttaaacgctcacctccactgatTATATTGTGcgaaaatttatgaaacaaaaactgTTGACGCTACGTCTGTAGTGTGACGATAGATACTCGGACTAAGCCCACTCCTGTTAACACTAAGTAATACTGCAAAAATTGTCTACACTATACTGTAATATTCTATTTCGTACGCTCTTACtagaatattcttaaattttttcttgaaTTATATTCATTGCGATagacatattatgttattttatatttaacaatcttaatgtagttatttttatttcgatacgaataaaatctttattaccaAACACGCATCCGATACCGAGAtgattaattttcattcacaaTAACGGATCCATCAGCGATTATGCAAATAAATGAATTCCGGATACACCAAAACCTGCGACGCGGCGGCCGCGCCTTCAACGCGCCGTGACTTAGATAACgacaaatatttgatttgaaattatttagtaaattttataaaatcacaagTACGACTTACGGCTAAAAGTGTtgacttacaaaaaaaataatcttcacATAAAATCGAACAGTACATGACaggattttatttgaaatagattaaaaacataaaaaaaaaaatacaggtgGATTGATATCCTTCTTTTTTGAGCGCGGTTGAAAAGTTTGTAATTGCTCATACACAACTTTGTTCTTCGTCCTTTATGTctatggaattaaaaaaatatatattttgaattaagaacATATCGTAACGGTATTATTTGAATACGTTCAACCGTTTTGTTAATCATGTCAGATGATAgacttgttataaataatcgtTTGTTTGAAAACGTAAACGGACCGGCTATCCTTAGCCCCGTGACTGTTCTGTGCCCGTTAAAAATACCGTATGAACGTAGAAATTACGATTTGTTCCACAAAACCgatgttttgaatatattgtatgaataacactatatatttgtaaacaaagaaaaccgacttcaaaaaggaAGAGGGTTCTCAATTCGATATGCTTTTTATGTTGGTTCGCGGATAACTTCGTCGTTCATGAACCGATTtttatgattgttttttttattgaaaagtagATAATTCAAAGGAGGTCCCGTGATAAAGAAACCAGGATCTGATGATGCCAGACCAGAGAAATAGAGGGGAACTTTCAATAATTGTAAGGGCAACTAGTGCCTTTgtaagttttcattaaatattttaatggctGATCGTCTTAGgacttacaattaaaaaaaaaaaagttgtattaATTCAACactattgttataattgtaGAAATCagttaaattcttatttttattgttatagcggtcaatttaaattaaaatattattaggtatccattaaaaatatactaatatatctttatattcaccattgaaaaaattgtaaaaaaaaaaataaaaaataaataaattggtgATAGAAGTAGCTTTTGATAGGGGTAATAACAATCAAAATAATCCTATGAATAATTCAATACTAATGAGACTTaagatattcatataaatataatattggcttataaatgttttttatatttatgtttaatggtAAAATGTCcctttaaaattatcacagattaaaaaaatatctatatttgaatataaggATACTGTCAAGATATACagataataagaattattaaaatgatctatgtcacataaaaaaaaagtatataaggcaTTGTGGGATgacagtttatttaatatataaaaaaaaaacttacccgtttatatatttcaaagctTGTGAACTGTGTCGCCGCATAGGGGAATATTCTGACCATCTGAGCACCGTTTCCTTTGTATAGAGCTATGAGCGACTCCTGTTTCACGATAGCCATAAGTCCACCAAACACTCCATGGTGTTTGTAATGTGAAGACTGAGCTTGGAGGAGAATCTTTATGCGATCTAACGGAGCTACTGTAGTCT
Protein-coding sequences here:
- the LOC116771406 gene encoding solute carrier family 25 member 16-like, with product MALTMDQKNNLDFILKNLLAGGVAGMCAKTTVAPLDRIKILLQAQSSHYKHHGVFGGLMAIVKQESLIALYKGNGAQMVRIFPYAATQFTSFEIYKRYLSGLSVPLVQHGDKFVAGAGAGVTAVTLTYPLDTIRARLAFQVTGEHRYNGIVDAATTIFKTEGGILALYRGFVPTMVGMVPYAGFSFYCFESLKFLCMKYLPSSLCKKCDRNTGGLVLTIPGKLVCGGLAGAVAQSVSYPLDVTRRRMQLAHMTPDTAKFGTGMIKTLTLIYRENGIVKGLYRGMTVNYIRAIPMVATSFSTYELMKQLLHLDTGMKIS